In Flammeovirgaceae bacterium 311, one DNA window encodes the following:
- a CDS encoding hypothetical protein (COG2311 Predicted membrane protein), which produces MLNPNSTVAPVAQKQRINSLDILRGIALLGILLINIIHFGLPWPAHINPTVIGEATEINLQVWKFNNLFFEGAMRAVFSMLFGAGVILFTRKAEEKGAGIKTADYYYRRIILLIFFGMVHAYVFLWPGDILYTYGIMGLFLFPLRNAQPKILIGAACVLFIIGALVYHREYNIMVNLKERATLAENTIAAGSEPGLPLQRAQEEWGGVISENKPSEEELQNRVSAMHKGYLGMVRSLMPYIEKQQSLYTYRFKVWDVLSMMLMGMALFKMRIFNAQKSTRFYLLMAVVGYGIGLTINYLEINQIVKSNFDPIVLASAERTYHLGRIFTVLGHVGLIMLFCKLPILYWLKHSLASVGRMAFTNYVMHTVICNILFLGIGFGLYGMLERYELYYMVVAIWIFQMVFSPLWLRYFRYGPLEWAWRSLTYKKLQPFRKVNPKQEVVLGGAVGG; this is translated from the coding sequence ATGTTAAATCCCAACAGCACCGTGGCACCTGTGGCACAGAAGCAACGGATCAACTCCCTGGATATACTTAGAGGCATTGCCCTACTGGGTATTTTGCTTATAAACATCATTCACTTTGGGCTGCCCTGGCCAGCTCACATTAACCCAACTGTAATTGGCGAAGCTACTGAAATAAACCTGCAAGTCTGGAAATTCAACAACCTGTTTTTTGAAGGGGCCATGCGTGCCGTATTTTCAATGTTGTTTGGTGCAGGTGTTATTCTTTTCACGCGCAAGGCAGAAGAAAAAGGAGCAGGCATTAAAACTGCCGATTACTATTACAGAAGGATCATCCTGCTGATATTTTTTGGAATGGTGCATGCCTATGTATTTCTGTGGCCCGGAGATATATTATATACCTATGGAATAATGGGTTTATTTTTATTCCCGCTCAGAAATGCACAACCAAAAATTCTGATAGGTGCTGCTTGTGTGTTATTTATAATAGGTGCTTTGGTATACCATAGAGAATACAACATAATGGTAAACCTGAAGGAAAGAGCCACCCTGGCAGAAAATACAATAGCAGCAGGCTCGGAACCAGGATTACCCCTACAAAGGGCACAAGAAGAATGGGGGGGAGTAATTAGCGAAAACAAGCCTTCTGAGGAGGAGCTTCAGAACAGGGTATCAGCCATGCATAAAGGCTACCTGGGTATGGTGCGTTCCCTGATGCCATATATTGAGAAGCAACAGTCGCTATATACCTATCGCTTTAAAGTTTGGGACGTACTAAGTATGATGCTGATGGGCATGGCACTTTTCAAAATGCGTATTTTCAATGCCCAGAAATCGACCCGTTTTTATTTGCTTATGGCTGTTGTAGGCTATGGTATTGGGCTTACGATCAATTATCTGGAAATAAACCAGATTGTGAAAAGTAATTTTGATCCTATTGTACTGGCCAGTGCAGAGAGAACCTACCACCTGGGCAGAATATTTACCGTGCTGGGACATGTTGGGCTTATCATGCTCTTCTGCAAATTACCCATACTGTACTGGCTTAAACATTCACTTGCTTCTGTAGGCCGTATGGCGTTTACAAATTATGTGATGCATACCGTAATTTGTAACATCCTCTTTTTAGGAATAGGCTTTGGACTATACGGAATGCTGGAGAGATACGAGCTTTACTACATGGTAGTTGCTATCTGGATCTTCCAGATGGTGTTTAGCCCCTTATGGTTACGTTATTTCCGATATGGTCCCCTGGAATGGGCATGGCGCTCTCTTACCTATAAAAAATTGCAGCCCTTCCGCAAAGTAAATCCAAAGCAGGAGGTGGTGCTGGGAGGTGCCGTGGGCGGATAA
- a CDS encoding hypothetical protein (COG2194 Predicted membrane-associated, metal-dependent hydrolase) yields the protein MLIPNFSFKDNYLSYLYKCIPLLGAVVLLLLPATFSTFVSKGPISLFFSLKEILLALSFFLVPLVIFYRNIKVYLYLLFPLILLSPLFIFAILLYDIRPRFELIALIMQTNLSEIKEAIAGYFSIFLPVLLIYSLLYLYFVRKISFKKISFNFAFSLSLLALLFSFGRLYLEGGFHRKPLSEVSAENLLAVRYYPVSLVGGALEAYSFSDGEMNVPEDFSFQAFAKDSLPQRKIFVLIIGESSRYDRWQLNGYERETSPRLNKRKNLLSYPNVVSGSNQTRMAVPQMITRATPDSIELIYEELSILAAFREVGYKTIWLSNQTDQEIFYSGAINWHAKTADVSIFSPSHSPNFEFDTHYDERLLPALDSLIRSSNENLFIVMHTMGSHWNYARRYPEEFDVFKPSGLTVPISRPSADNREAVSNSYDNSILYADYIIDSAIDIIDRSDVVSSVMFLSDHGEDLFDDDPSQIDYHLSVSPITLRVPLFIWTSDLYQQQYPQKQQALRENLNKKIGGENTFYTLLDIANVGIIKDDSLKSLASPGFRDSEQKYVGSEVRKGFLYSELLKQ from the coding sequence ATGTTAATCCCTAACTTTTCTTTCAAAGACAATTACCTTTCCTACTTGTACAAATGCATTCCTTTATTAGGGGCTGTTGTATTATTACTCTTACCGGCTACATTCAGCACCTTTGTTTCTAAAGGTCCTATCAGCTTGTTCTTTTCTCTGAAAGAAATTCTGCTGGCATTATCCTTTTTCCTGGTGCCACTGGTTATTTTCTACAGAAACATCAAGGTATACTTATACCTGCTGTTTCCCCTGATTCTGCTATCACCCCTATTTATTTTTGCAATACTGCTGTACGACATCAGGCCCCGTTTTGAGCTGATCGCCCTGATTATGCAAACTAATCTTAGCGAAATCAAGGAAGCTATAGCGGGTTATTTCAGCATATTTCTTCCCGTATTACTGATCTACAGCCTGCTGTACCTTTACTTTGTCAGAAAGATAAGCTTCAAAAAAATCTCTTTCAATTTTGCCTTTTCCCTTTCGCTGCTGGCTTTGCTGTTCTCCTTTGGCAGGCTTTATTTGGAGGGAGGCTTTCACAGAAAACCGCTAAGTGAGGTCAGTGCTGAAAATCTTCTGGCTGTCAGATATTATCCTGTATCATTAGTTGGGGGCGCGTTAGAGGCGTATTCCTTTTCGGATGGTGAGATGAATGTTCCTGAGGATTTTTCCTTCCAGGCTTTTGCAAAGGATTCTCTCCCTCAGCGCAAGATCTTTGTACTGATTATCGGAGAGTCATCACGCTACGACCGTTGGCAGCTCAATGGATATGAAAGGGAAACCTCACCACGGCTTAATAAGCGGAAAAACCTGCTTTCTTATCCCAATGTAGTATCGGGAAGTAACCAAACCCGTATGGCTGTTCCCCAGATGATCACCCGGGCTACCCCGGATAGTATTGAGCTGATTTATGAAGAATTGAGTATCCTGGCTGCTTTCAGGGAGGTGGGGTATAAAACAATCTGGCTGAGCAATCAGACAGATCAGGAGATCTTCTATTCCGGCGCTATTAACTGGCATGCTAAAACAGCAGACGTGAGCATTTTCTCTCCTTCTCATTCACCTAATTTTGAATTTGATACACACTATGACGAGCGTCTGCTACCGGCTTTAGACAGTCTGATTCGAAGCAGCAACGAGAACCTGTTTATTGTAATGCACACCATGGGCAGCCACTGGAACTATGCCAGAAGATATCCGGAGGAATTTGATGTATTCAAGCCTTCAGGATTAACAGTGCCTATATCCAGACCGTCAGCCGATAACAGAGAAGCTGTTTCGAACTCTTATGATAATAGCATTCTGTACGCCGACTATATCATTGACAGTGCCATTGACATCATCGACAGATCGGATGTGGTTTCTTCTGTTATGTTTCTCTCAGACCATGGTGAAGATCTTTTTGATGATGATCCTTCGCAGATAGACTATCATTTAAGCGTATCGCCCATAACCCTGCGGGTGCCATTATTTATCTGGACCTCTGATCTTTACCAACAGCAGTACCCTCAGAAGCAGCAGGCTCTCCGGGAAAACCTTAATAAGAAAATTGGAGGAGAAAACACTTTTTATACCCTGCTGGATATAGCCAATGTTGGTATTATAAAAGATGATTCCCTGAAAAGCCTGGCTAGTCCCGGCTTCAGAGACAGCGAGCAAAAGTATGTGGGTAGTGAAGTGCGAAAAGGATTTTTGTACAGCGAGCTGCTGAAGCAGTAG
- a CDS encoding PA14 domain-containing protein → MLFFVPNLLMASTYYISVSGNDAHRGTSPQQAWASIARLNSGSFLPGDSILFEGGSTFSGSITFGTETGGTAEDPVTISSYGEGKATISSGDAAGFKAYNTAGFYISQLVFRGAGRSQNSSSGIDIYTDLPAARLPYIHIEGVEVEGYHRFGILLGSGMGNGGFEDITIKNAIVHGNGEGGIYTYSKEALLAHKNLYIGYTRAYDNSGLAHRTDHHTGSGIIVSGVDGALVEYCEAFNNGWLNAWQEGGPVGIWGYHCNKLVIQHSESHHNKSGTAKDGGGFDIDGGCTDCVMQYNYSHDNEGPGYLVAQYRGAPEMKRITVRFNISENDARRGIHGAIHLWSADSSGALQEIEIFNNTIYLEPSEAGNPAAVYIQSAGVQRAGVRNNIIQTRGDVALVTLVTPADLRFEGNSYWVRRGDFRIDWGSRIYHSLEEWRNATKQEEINGQATGYQVKPRLKKVGRGKTISDPRELPSLRAYKLRARSPIRGKGLNLESLFDTELGNIDFWGNSLSRELSIGAHQPPLR, encoded by the coding sequence ATGTTATTCTTCGTTCCCAATTTACTCATGGCTTCAACCTATTATATCAGTGTGTCGGGTAACGATGCCCATAGGGGTACATCCCCACAACAGGCCTGGGCAAGTATTGCCAGGTTAAACAGCGGTAGTTTTTTGCCCGGCGACAGTATTTTGTTTGAGGGAGGCAGCACTTTTAGTGGAAGCATAACCTTTGGAACTGAAACAGGGGGGACAGCAGAAGATCCTGTAACCATTAGCTCCTACGGAGAGGGTAAGGCTACTATCAGCAGTGGCGATGCTGCAGGTTTCAAAGCCTATAATACAGCAGGTTTCTACATTAGTCAGCTAGTCTTCAGGGGGGCAGGCCGCAGCCAGAACAGCAGTTCTGGAATTGATATTTATACAGATCTGCCAGCAGCGAGGCTCCCGTACATCCATATTGAGGGGGTAGAGGTGGAGGGATACCACCGCTTTGGCATCCTGCTGGGCAGCGGAATGGGAAATGGCGGATTTGAGGACATTACCATTAAAAATGCCATAGTGCATGGTAATGGAGAAGGTGGCATTTACACCTATTCAAAAGAGGCACTATTGGCACATAAAAATCTCTACATTGGCTATACCAGGGCCTATGATAACAGTGGTTTAGCACACAGAACCGACCATCACACCGGCAGCGGCATTATTGTGAGCGGAGTAGACGGGGCACTTGTTGAATACTGTGAAGCCTTTAACAATGGCTGGCTCAATGCCTGGCAGGAGGGAGGTCCAGTGGGGATTTGGGGGTATCACTGCAATAAGCTGGTGATCCAGCACAGCGAATCCCACCATAATAAATCGGGTACTGCCAAAGATGGGGGTGGGTTCGATATTGATGGTGGCTGTACCGATTGTGTTATGCAGTACAATTACTCTCATGATAATGAAGGCCCGGGTTACCTCGTTGCTCAGTACCGGGGTGCTCCTGAAATGAAAAGAATAACAGTACGTTTCAACATAAGCGAGAATGATGCCCGCAGGGGTATACATGGTGCTATCCATCTGTGGTCTGCCGATAGCAGCGGTGCTCTTCAGGAAATAGAGATCTTCAACAATACCATTTACCTGGAGCCTTCTGAAGCAGGTAACCCGGCAGCGGTTTACATACAGAGTGCCGGAGTGCAAAGGGCAGGGGTTCGCAACAATATTATACAAACAAGGGGAGATGTGGCCCTGGTTACCTTGGTTACGCCTGCAGACCTCCGGTTCGAGGGGAATAGTTACTGGGTAAGAAGGGGAGATTTCAGAATTGACTGGGGAAGTAGGATCTACCATTCTCTGGAGGAATGGCGGAATGCCACAAAGCAGGAAGAAATAAACGGACAGGCAACCGGTTATCAGGTGAAACCTCGCTTAAAAAAAGTTGGCAGGGGCAAAACAATCTCAGACCCCAGGGAACTTCCCAGCCTCAGGGCTTATAAGCTTAGGGCACGATCTCCAATAAGGGGAAAAGGCTTAAACCTGGAAAGCCTATTTGATACTGAGTTAGGCAACATTGACTTTTGGGGAAACAGTCTGTCGCGGGAGCTTAGCATTGGTGCTCATCAGCCCCCACTCCGTTAA
- a CDS encoding TonB-dependent receptor (COG1629 Outer membrane receptor proteins, mostly Fe transport), producing MEGKYLLTASMTGYDKAWNGPVVVKAGSSTTLPQLLLRESVEQLNTVTVTGQRPFIEQKADRMVVNVAGSIIASGGTALEVLQRAPGIIIDQDDNINLNGKEGVIVMIDGRRTRMSASEVTALLRNMPSDAVEQVDIITNPSAKYDAEGNSGIIDIRTKKGRSEGLNGTLTAGVGYGRYEKANAGLNLNYRRGRFNWFGNYTYNYNPRFQNLSFDRLVDVHQERINYTSNTFWAQDVHSHGYKAGVDYSINQKHLIGFAFTGFGNRISENGRGESHLSNSRDVSIEDLKTIATGIYNRSNHTYNLNYQHNAGDGRMELSADMEYTLFRGYSRDHITNHSLYPDASLNYDQLIFSTMPTDVDILVGKIDYSKPIPTGNLEFGVKSSWVVTDNDMKFDTLAHENWVSDASKTNHFRYKELINAAYASANIKIGTLSLQGGLRAEHTWYQGNSITWQEVNTREYLKLFPSIFLQYPLGELHQAGLSYSRRIDRPSYQMLNPFVYQLDKYNFSQGNPLLQPQLTDQLQATYVFKKQYNLSLGYSHTTNIYRRVPEVRDENDERYTFGYMRNLDNLYNYNMSLSLPLELGRWWSVQNNLSLFHNRTRGELLNEQLDLGVTSYNINIINRFKLPLNISGELGGNYNSPGIYAAMRTREMWGINAGLKYTFPDKSANISFNITDIFRTMRWQARQEFGGQEFTIRNSWESRVARLTFSYNFGNQEVKPIRRRKNAGEEEQRRLESSQ from the coding sequence ATGGAAGGTAAGTACCTGCTCACGGCCAGCATGACGGGCTACGACAAAGCCTGGAATGGTCCTGTTGTGGTGAAGGCAGGCAGCAGCACAACTTTACCACAGCTACTGCTTAGAGAAAGTGTAGAGCAGCTAAATACTGTTACCGTGACCGGCCAAAGACCCTTTATAGAACAAAAAGCCGACAGGATGGTGGTAAATGTGGCAGGTAGTATTATAGCCAGTGGTGGCACTGCCCTGGAGGTACTGCAACGTGCACCCGGTATCATCATTGATCAGGACGACAATATAAACCTGAATGGTAAAGAAGGCGTGATTGTAATGATTGATGGCCGGCGCACACGCATGTCGGCATCGGAGGTTACAGCCCTTTTGCGCAACATGCCCTCAGATGCAGTAGAGCAGGTAGATATTATCACCAACCCATCGGCTAAATACGATGCCGAGGGCAACTCAGGTATAATTGACATACGAACTAAAAAAGGCCGGAGCGAAGGCCTTAATGGCACGCTTACAGCCGGTGTAGGCTATGGCCGCTACGAAAAAGCAAATGCTGGTTTAAACCTTAACTACCGCAGGGGCAGGTTTAACTGGTTTGGAAACTATACTTATAATTACAACCCGCGCTTTCAAAATCTAAGTTTCGACCGTCTGGTAGATGTTCACCAGGAACGAATTAATTATACTTCCAATACCTTTTGGGCTCAGGATGTTCATAGTCATGGCTATAAGGCAGGGGTTGATTACTCAATCAATCAAAAGCACCTGATAGGCTTTGCTTTCACTGGTTTTGGTAACCGTATATCGGAGAATGGCAGAGGTGAATCTCACTTAAGTAATAGCAGGGACGTAAGCATTGAAGATCTTAAAACAATTGCAACTGGTATTTACAACAGAAGTAATCATACTTATAACCTTAATTACCAGCATAATGCGGGAGATGGCAGGATGGAATTAAGTGCGGATATGGAGTATACCCTGTTCAGAGGCTATTCCCGGGACCACATTACTAACCATTCGCTCTACCCGGACGCAAGCCTGAATTACGATCAGCTGATATTCAGCACCATGCCAACGGATGTAGATATTCTGGTAGGCAAAATAGATTATAGCAAGCCCATCCCTACCGGAAACCTGGAATTTGGAGTCAAAAGCAGTTGGGTTGTCACCGATAACGATATGAAATTCGACACCCTGGCTCATGAAAACTGGGTAAGTGATGCCAGCAAAACCAACCATTTTCGCTACAAAGAACTGATTAATGCAGCATACGCCTCTGCCAATATTAAAATAGGCACACTTTCTCTACAGGGAGGGCTACGTGCTGAACACACCTGGTACCAGGGCAATTCAATTACCTGGCAGGAGGTAAATACCCGAGAGTACCTGAAGCTTTTCCCGAGCATATTTTTACAGTACCCCCTGGGAGAGCTGCATCAGGCAGGGCTCTCCTACAGCCGCCGCATTGACAGGCCTTCTTACCAAATGCTAAATCCTTTTGTGTACCAGCTCGACAAGTACAACTTTAGCCAGGGCAATCCTTTACTACAGCCGCAACTAACAGATCAGCTTCAAGCTACTTATGTTTTTAAAAAACAATACAACCTTAGCCTGGGCTACAGCCACACCACCAACATTTATCGGAGGGTACCGGAGGTGCGGGATGAAAATGACGAACGCTATACCTTTGGATATATGCGCAACCTGGATAATCTGTACAATTACAATATGAGCCTCAGCCTGCCGCTGGAGCTGGGCAGATGGTGGAGCGTACAAAACAACTTAAGCTTGTTTCACAATCGCACCAGGGGCGAGTTGCTAAATGAGCAACTTGATCTCGGAGTTACTTCCTACAACATCAACATCATAAACCGCTTTAAGCTGCCGCTCAACATCAGTGGCGAGCTGGGGGGCAACTACAATTCTCCAGGCATATACGCCGCCATGCGCACGCGCGAGATGTGGGGCATCAATGCAGGATTGAAATATACCTTTCCTGATAAATCGGCCAATATCAGCTTCAACATTACTGATATTTTCAGAACAATGCGCTGGCAGGCCAGACAGGAATTTGGAGGGCAGGAGTTTACCATCAGAAACAGTTGGGAGAGCCGGGTGGCACGCCTAACCTTCAGTTACAATTTTGGCAACCAGGAAGTGAAACCCATCAGGCGCCGCAAGAATGCTGGTGAAGAGGAACAGCGCCGCCTCGAAAGCAGCCAGTAG
- a CDS encoding short chain dehydrogenase (COG1028 Dehydrogenases with different specificities (related to short-chain alcohol dehydrogenases)) yields the protein MDLELKDKVIIVTGGAKGIGEAITRSLAAEGAIPVVVGRSEKAGKELVEELQAAGKKVLNIVVELAEAASCARVVEETVAQFGKIDGLVNNAGVNDGIGLESGSPEKFMASLQLNLSHYYNMAHYALPHLKKSRGSIVNISSKTALTGQGNTSGYAASKGAQLALTREWAAELLSFGVRVNAVIPAEVMTPLYRSWLDTFDDPEQKLEAIISKIPLGRRMTKAEEIADTAVFLLSPRSGHTTGQQLIVDGGYVHLDRALT from the coding sequence ATGGATCTGGAGCTAAAAGATAAAGTTATTATTGTAACGGGCGGCGCTAAAGGCATAGGCGAGGCCATTACCAGGAGTCTTGCAGCAGAGGGGGCAATTCCGGTGGTGGTAGGCAGATCTGAAAAAGCTGGAAAAGAGCTGGTGGAAGAGCTGCAGGCTGCCGGGAAAAAAGTGCTGAACATTGTGGTGGAACTGGCCGAAGCAGCCTCCTGTGCCAGGGTGGTGGAGGAAACAGTAGCACAATTCGGCAAAATAGACGGGCTGGTGAACAATGCCGGTGTAAATGATGGCATCGGCCTGGAGAGCGGATCGCCGGAAAAATTCATGGCTTCGCTGCAGCTTAACCTTTCACACTATTATAATATGGCCCATTATGCACTGCCCCACCTGAAAAAGAGCAGGGGGAGCATTGTAAACATCAGCTCTAAAACCGCCCTTACCGGGCAGGGAAATACCTCTGGCTATGCGGCTTCCAAAGGAGCACAGCTGGCCCTTACCCGCGAGTGGGCGGCAGAGCTATTATCCTTTGGGGTGCGGGTAAATGCTGTTATCCCGGCAGAGGTCATGACACCACTCTACCGCAGCTGGCTGGATACCTTCGATGATCCTGAACAAAAACTTGAAGCCATCATCTCTAAAATACCACTGGGCAGGCGCATGACCAAAGCAGAGGAAATAGCTGATACAGCTGTTTTTCTGCTTTCCCCCAGATCCGGCCACACCACAGGCCAGCAACTGATTGTTGACGGTGGCTACGTGCACCTGGACCGCGCCCTGACTTAG
- a CDS encoding amidohydrolase 2 (COG3618 Predicted metal-dependent hydrolase of the TIM-barrel fold) → MEVVDAHNHYWKFDPQEFSWMGQEHSPIKRDFLPADLGPELARYNITATIAVQARESMEENLFMLELAAQNPVVKGVVGWIDFNGDAFEEELQLLAKDQKLVGIRHFVQSQPEGFMLKPGFKQGIAALKSYGLTYDILIGHQQLPEAIQLVEAFPDQKFVLDHIAKPPIKAGQLEPWTTNILALAQHPHVHCKLSGMVTEADWQHWQEDQVKPYLDVVFKAFGADRLMFGSDWPVCLLAAPYERVIALVRDYIRQLPKLEQEKIMGNNARMFYNLDN, encoded by the coding sequence ATGGAAGTAGTAGATGCGCATAACCACTACTGGAAGTTTGACCCACAGGAATTCAGCTGGATGGGACAGGAACACAGTCCCATCAAACGTGATTTTCTGCCAGCTGACCTGGGGCCGGAGCTGGCTCGGTATAACATAACCGCTACCATTGCGGTGCAGGCGCGTGAAAGTATGGAAGAGAATCTTTTTATGCTGGAGCTGGCAGCGCAAAATCCCGTGGTAAAAGGTGTGGTAGGCTGGATTGATTTTAATGGAGATGCTTTTGAAGAGGAACTGCAGTTGCTTGCCAAAGATCAAAAGCTGGTGGGAATTCGGCATTTTGTACAGTCTCAGCCAGAGGGTTTTATGCTTAAGCCTGGTTTTAAGCAGGGCATAGCAGCGCTAAAATCCTATGGACTCACCTATGATATTTTGATCGGCCACCAGCAGTTGCCGGAAGCAATACAGTTGGTAGAAGCCTTTCCGGACCAGAAGTTTGTGCTGGACCATATTGCAAAGCCACCGATAAAGGCCGGGCAACTGGAGCCCTGGACAACCAATATCCTGGCGCTGGCACAGCACCCGCATGTGCATTGCAAGCTTTCGGGTATGGTAACAGAAGCCGATTGGCAGCACTGGCAGGAGGATCAGGTAAAGCCTTACCTGGATGTGGTATTTAAGGCTTTTGGTGCTGACCGGCTGATGTTTGGCAGCGACTGGCCTGTTTGCCTGCTGGCTGCCCCTTATGAACGGGTAATAGCACTGGTGAGGGACTACATCCGGCAGTTGCCTAAGCTGGAGCAGGAGAAGATCATGGGCAATAATGCCCGTATGTTTTACAATCTGGATAATTAA